TTAGGCTGTAAGGATTCTGTGGTTTGGCCTGAAGGAGTCCGGATTTCCTTTACAAGCTGGGGAAGCATCATGTTACCGCTGTTGTAAAAGGCAGTATACATAGTGGCCATCTGCAGAGGTGTTATAAGCATTTCCCCCTGTCCGTAGCTGGTGTTAGCAAGTAGGGCATCGCTCCACGAAGTAGAGGCATTTTTTATTTGAGAGCTTTTAACCGGCAAGGTAAAAGGTAAAGATTGACCTAATCCATATCTAGTGGCAAATGTTTCAAAGTTTTTATATCCTATCTTCAGTCCAGTCCATGCAAAAAATATATTGTCTGACCACACGATGGCATTGCGCAAGTTGACATCTCCCGGTGGGTGAGGTACACGCCTTATGGGAGGAGCCGTCCAGTTGGGGCTTGGGATCCACTCCTCTTTTTGGGCTTCGGGTACTACGGTCTGGAGCGTGATGACTCCCGACTCCAAAGCCATGGCTGCCGTGAAGGGTTTGAAGGTTGATCCGGGAGGATACAGGCTGTGTATACATCTGTTTATGAGTGGATGGTCAGGGTCCTGGGATAAGGCCTTCCATTCAGAAGGCAACACGCCGACCGGGAATATATTTGGATCAAAAGAAGGTTGGCTTACCATGGCGAGGATTTCGCCGGTAGCTGGATTCAGCGCTATGATGCTACCTTTGGAACCTTTTAGCGCCTCATAAGCGGCTTTTTGAAGGAGAGGGTCAATTGTCAGTATGACATCGTTGCCATCTTGAGGTTCAACTTTTGCTATGATGCTCTTTTGTTTCCCATATTGGTCTTCTATGTAAAGGGTATAACCTTTGCGGCCCTTAAGCTCTTCTTCCAGAGCTGCTTCTATACCCTGTCGGCCAATTAGGTCTTCTGCATCATATCCTTCGGACGCTTTTTTTTCAAGTTCTTCTTTGCTGATCTGCTGCACATATCCCGTCACATGAGCAAACAGCTGTTCCATGGGGTACTGGCGTGTGATATGGCTTTTGCTGGATAGCATAACTCCTTTTACGCTGAGCAGCTTGCTTTTATATTCTTCAGATATATTGAA
The window above is part of the Caldicoprobacter guelmensis genome. Proteins encoded here:
- a CDS encoding penicillin-binding transpeptidase domain-containing protein, translated to MKKFAILVTLSLILSWIVSGCSKPNPQEPATAYLDAWMQSKYEEMYDLLSVGTQSSIAKQDFINRYTNIFSAIKLYKLEIDAEEIVIEDKRAYLPFKAKFHTNTVGTFEYQYTLPLVLEEKQWKIEWSPSLIFPIMQEGDKVRITRHSAKRGTISDRQGNLLATNGPAYTVGAKPSAIPNIESFAKALAPLIEMDEGSIQNILNQKWVKDNPDLFVPIKNLPFNISEEYKSKLLSVKGVMLSSKSHITRQYPMEQLFAHVTGYVQQISKEELEKKASEGYDAEDLIGRQGIEAALEEELKGRKGYTLYIEDQYGKQKSIIAKVEPQDGNDVILTIDPLLQKAAYEALKGSKGSIIALNPATGEILAMVSQPSFDPNIFPVGVLPSEWKALSQDPDHPLINRCIHSLYPPGSTFKPFTAAMALESGVITLQTVVPEAQKEEWIPSPNWTAPPIRRVPHPPGDVNLRNAIVWSDNIFFAWTGLKIGYKNFETFATRYGLGQSLPFTLPVKSSQIKNASTSWSDALLANTSYGQGEMLITPLQMATMYTAFYNSGNMMLPQLVKEIRTPSGQTTESLQPKPWLEGVIPKQYVDTLLPMLIDTVEDPTGTAHKVKIPELTIAGKTGTAQVRDKSQEIAWFIGFTLNTEKPLLVCVALEVPAGEGDVKLDIAKRMFAEYYR